One genomic segment of Gossypium arboreum isolate Shixiya-1 chromosome 3, ASM2569848v2, whole genome shotgun sequence includes these proteins:
- the LOC108475842 gene encoding uncharacterized protein LOC108475842, with translation MFRPFICATFNPHQDDDSPRKSRNNKARKKDDKNPYSDRGLDKFSALLSELEQKKQKIYSQTGSQDIKLVRFKYKNSTDFVPIVVKLKDNKKEEEKKKGIDNTTTKEMNLDAQVIDKHPIHEGKEVMNKVPPGLQPVTDQKKKKQSFSWNIEFHKWRRPCYYLPTVLVLILLLLVLFERSVSILITSIGWYMVPIIQGKSYNKKKGYVRKLSDNKTRAVGDKLSQV, from the coding sequence ATGTTTCGCCCTTTCATCTGTGCCACTTTCAATCCTCACCAAGATGACGATAGTCCAAGAAAATCCAGAAACAACAAAGCTCGAAAAAAGGATGACAAGAACCCTTATTCGGATCGCGGCCTCGACAAGTTTTCTGCACTTTTATCTGAGCTCGAGCAGAAGAAACAAAAGATTTACTCGCAAACGGGCTCACAAGATATAAAGTTGGTTCGCTTTAAGTACAAGAACTCGACGGATTTCGTCCCCATCGTGGTAAAGCTCAAGGACAacaagaaagaagaagagaaaaagaaaggtaTTGATAATACAACCACCAAAGAGATGAATCTTGATGCACAAGTCATAGATAAACACCCAATCCATGAAGGGAAAGAAGTAATGAACAAGGTACCACCAGGACTGCAACCTGTTACTGATcagaagaagaaaaaacaaagctTTTCATGGAATATTGAGTTTCATAAATGGAGACGGCCTTGTTACTATTTACCAACAGTTCTGGTCTTGATTTTGTTGCTTTTGGTGTTGTTTGAAAGATCGGTTTCGATACTAATTACTTCTATTGGATGGTATATGGTACCTATAATACAAGGAAAGAGTTACAATAAGAAGAAGGGTTATGTTAGAAAATTGAGTGACAACAAAACCCGAGCTGTAGGAGACAAGTTATCCCAGGTCTGA